One region of Triticum aestivum cultivar Chinese Spring chromosome 6B, IWGSC CS RefSeq v2.1, whole genome shotgun sequence genomic DNA includes:
- the LOC123137376 gene encoding protein HHL1, chloroplastic isoform X1: MEVVGGVSLRPARLRHLTPGEASAGSFLPRRLQLARTAARPARRALVVEARGGRGWSDRQSQQQRRMPQLPKIEDDGNPRFVIFIRTANVYSSSIPSDRMNGGSIFLVDESRKPPRVPRMQVYFWYPLNIVTGGTTAKIMLAAKDNFLGKYIYKDTLARNLATVIYKDEDDIIDLAKEQFRVLKGETEFRYGYKIVEKGNLRSALATSNVLELPKKEELKSVVDKVRDFFGEVTSGAKESFAQITGSASAAEAEAEAKAEDKRPRSKRRGSKRKGKQQKPKQGFKPES, from the exons ATGGAGGTGGTGGGAGGGGTATCGCTGAGGCCGGCGCGGCTCCGGCACCTGACGCCCGGGGAGGCCAGCGCGGGCTCCTTCCTGCCGCGGAGGCTGCAGCTGGCACGGACCGCCGCGAGGCCAGCGAGGCGCGCGCTGGTGGTGGAGGCCCGCGGGGGCAGGGGCTGGTCGGACCGGCAGTCCCAGCAGCAGCGGCGCATGCCGCAGCTCCCCAAGATCGAGGACGACGGCAACCCCCGCTTCGTCATCTTCATCCGCACCGCCAATGTATATTCTTCCTCGATTCCCTCTGATCGTAT gaacggagggagtatattcctTGTTGATGAGTCAAGAAAGCCACCCCGTGTTCCCCGCATGCAGGTGTACTTCTGGTACCCGCTCAACATCGTCACCGGCGGCACCACCGCCAAGATCATGCTCGCCGCCAAGGACAACTTCCTCGGCAAGTACATCTACAAGGACACGCTCGCCCGGAACCTCGCCACCGTCATTTACAAA GACGAGGACGACATAATCGACTTGGCGAAAGAGCAGTTCCGCGTGCTCAAGGGCGAAACCGAGTTCCGGTACGGCTACAAGATCGTG GAGAAGGGGAACCTGAGGTCTGCACTGGCGACAAGCAACGTGCTCGAG CTCCCAAAGAAAGAAGAGCTCAAAAGTGTGGTTGACAAGGTGAGGGACTTCTTTGGTGAGGTAACCTCCGGTGCCAAAGAATCCTTTGCGCAGATAACAGGATCTGCCAGCGCAGCGGAGGCCGAAGCAGAAGCAAAAGCAGAAGACAAGAGGCCCCGCTCCAAGAGACGAGGAAGCAAGAGGAAAGGGAAGCAGCAGAAGCCCAAGCAAGGGTTCA AGCCCGAGAGCTGA
- the LOC123137376 gene encoding protein HHL1, chloroplastic isoform X2, whose translation MEVVGGVSLRPARLRHLTPGEASAGSFLPRRLQLARTAARPARRALVVEARGGRGWSDRQSQQQRRMPQLPKIEDDGNPRFVIFIRTANVYFWYPLNIVTGGTTAKIMLAAKDNFLGKYIYKDTLARNLATVIYKDEDDIIDLAKEQFRVLKGETEFRYGYKIVEKGNLRSALATSNVLELPKKEELKSVVDKVRDFFGEVTSGAKESFAQITGSASAAEAEAEAKAEDKRPRSKRRGSKRKGKQQKPKQGFKPES comes from the exons ATGGAGGTGGTGGGAGGGGTATCGCTGAGGCCGGCGCGGCTCCGGCACCTGACGCCCGGGGAGGCCAGCGCGGGCTCCTTCCTGCCGCGGAGGCTGCAGCTGGCACGGACCGCCGCGAGGCCAGCGAGGCGCGCGCTGGTGGTGGAGGCCCGCGGGGGCAGGGGCTGGTCGGACCGGCAGTCCCAGCAGCAGCGGCGCATGCCGCAGCTCCCCAAGATCGAGGACGACGGCAACCCCCGCTTCGTCATCTTCATCCGCACCGCCAAT GTGTACTTCTGGTACCCGCTCAACATCGTCACCGGCGGCACCACCGCCAAGATCATGCTCGCCGCCAAGGACAACTTCCTCGGCAAGTACATCTACAAGGACACGCTCGCCCGGAACCTCGCCACCGTCATTTACAAA GACGAGGACGACATAATCGACTTGGCGAAAGAGCAGTTCCGCGTGCTCAAGGGCGAAACCGAGTTCCGGTACGGCTACAAGATCGTG GAGAAGGGGAACCTGAGGTCTGCACTGGCGACAAGCAACGTGCTCGAG CTCCCAAAGAAAGAAGAGCTCAAAAGTGTGGTTGACAAGGTGAGGGACTTCTTTGGTGAGGTAACCTCCGGTGCCAAAGAATCCTTTGCGCAGATAACAGGATCTGCCAGCGCAGCGGAGGCCGAAGCAGAAGCAAAAGCAGAAGACAAGAGGCCCCGCTCCAAGAGACGAGGAAGCAAGAGGAAAGGGAAGCAGCAGAAGCCCAAGCAAGGGTTCA AGCCCGAGAGCTGA